A genomic stretch from Candidatus Hydrogenisulfobacillus filiaventi includes:
- the ppdK gene encoding Pyruvate, phosphate dikinase — translation MSGERYVFDFAEGSAADRARLGGKGAGLAEMTRLGLPVPPGFTITTAACIRYQQTGDFPLGLLDQVWAALERLEARLGRRLGDARDPLLVSVRSGAPVSMPGMMDTVLNLGLNPAAVEGLARVTGDRRFAFDSYRRFIQMFGNVVLHIEHDRFEQLLAARRLEAGAATDAAIPAPQLEALVADYLALVAERTGKAFPQDPFQQLVMAIRAVFDSWNNPRAVVYRKLRRIPDDLGTAVNVQAMVFGNRGPTSATGVLFTRNPNTGEPGLYGEYLTNAQGEDVVAGLRTPAPIGELAQELPAAYADLERAASALEAHYRDMQDVEFTIEEGRLWVLQTRTGKRTARAAVRIAVDLAREGVIDRAEAVRRQDPEQLRTLLYRQLDPAASLTVLATGLPASPGAAGGAVVFDADEAERRGNAGERVLLVRPETTPDDIHGIVAAQGVLTSHGGMTSHAAIVARGMGKPAVTGCEAVVIDLEARQFTVAGRPELGAFREGTFLTIDGASGRVILGEVPTVEPDLAPEFLTLLEWADGMKRLTVEANADTPEDAQKAREFGATGIGLCRTEHMFMGQDRLPVMQEMILAESPEERTAALERLLPMQEEDFYGILAAMDGYPVTIRLLDPPLHEFLPDAQETERELAQALARGDEPAVARLEAVLRRTRALAEFNPMLGFRGVRLGVVYPEIYAMQARAIFQAQARLLAEGRHPVVEVMIPLVAVPAELERLAGVVAETCRAVEAEHNRSLPYRLGTMIEVPRAALVADRLAEYATFFSFGTNDLTQTTFGFSRDDAEGKFLPAYIAEHILPDNPFITLDQEGVGQLITLAVARGRSRRPDLKVGICGEHGGDPASIAFCHRSGLDYVSCSPYRVPIARLAAAQAALAG, via the coding sequence ATGAGCGGGGAGCGTTACGTGTTCGACTTCGCGGAGGGGTCGGCCGCCGACCGGGCCCGCCTGGGAGGGAAGGGGGCCGGCCTGGCCGAGATGACCCGCCTGGGGCTGCCGGTCCCGCCAGGGTTCACCATCACCACCGCGGCCTGCATCCGCTACCAGCAGACCGGGGATTTCCCCTTGGGGCTGCTGGACCAGGTGTGGGCGGCGCTGGAGCGCCTGGAGGCCCGGCTGGGCCGCCGGCTGGGCGATGCTCGCGACCCGCTGCTGGTCTCGGTTCGGTCGGGCGCCCCGGTCTCCATGCCCGGGATGATGGACACGGTGCTCAACCTGGGGCTCAACCCCGCGGCTGTGGAAGGGCTGGCGCGGGTCACCGGCGACCGCCGCTTCGCCTTCGACAGCTACCGGCGCTTTATCCAGATGTTCGGCAATGTGGTTCTGCACATTGAGCACGACCGTTTCGAGCAGCTGCTGGCCGCCCGCCGCCTGGAGGCGGGGGCGGCTACCGACGCCGCCATTCCCGCCCCTCAGCTGGAGGCCCTGGTGGCCGACTACTTGGCCCTGGTGGCGGAACGCACCGGCAAGGCCTTCCCCCAGGATCCCTTCCAGCAGCTGGTGATGGCCATCCGGGCGGTGTTCGACTCCTGGAACAACCCGCGGGCGGTGGTCTACCGCAAGCTGCGCCGCATCCCCGACGACCTAGGGACGGCGGTGAACGTGCAGGCCATGGTCTTCGGCAACCGGGGGCCGACCTCGGCCACCGGGGTGCTCTTCACCCGCAACCCCAACACCGGGGAGCCGGGCCTTTACGGGGAGTACCTGACCAACGCCCAGGGGGAGGACGTGGTGGCGGGATTGCGCACGCCGGCGCCCATCGGCGAGCTGGCGCAGGAGCTGCCGGCGGCCTACGCGGACCTGGAACGGGCGGCGTCCGCCCTGGAGGCCCATTACCGTGACATGCAGGATGTGGAGTTCACCATCGAGGAGGGGCGGCTGTGGGTGCTGCAGACCCGCACCGGGAAGCGCACCGCGCGGGCGGCGGTGCGCATCGCCGTCGACCTGGCCCGGGAGGGGGTCATCGACCGGGCCGAGGCGGTGCGTCGCCAGGACCCCGAACAGCTGCGCACCCTGCTCTACCGGCAGCTGGACCCTGCCGCCTCCCTGACCGTGCTGGCCACCGGCCTGCCCGCCTCGCCGGGGGCAGCGGGCGGGGCGGTGGTGTTTGATGCCGATGAGGCGGAACGGCGGGGCAACGCCGGGGAGCGGGTGCTGCTGGTCCGGCCGGAGACCACCCCCGATGATATCCACGGCATCGTGGCCGCTCAGGGGGTGCTGACCAGCCATGGGGGGATGACCTCCCATGCCGCCATCGTGGCCCGCGGCATGGGCAAGCCCGCCGTCACCGGCTGCGAGGCGGTGGTCATCGACCTGGAGGCGCGGCAGTTCACGGTGGCGGGCCGGCCGGAGCTGGGGGCCTTTCGGGAGGGGACCTTCCTCACCATCGACGGGGCCAGCGGCCGGGTTATCCTGGGCGAGGTGCCGACAGTAGAGCCGGATTTGGCGCCCGAATTCCTTACCCTGCTGGAATGGGCGGACGGCATGAAACGGTTGACGGTGGAGGCCAATGCCGATACCCCGGAGGATGCGCAGAAGGCCCGGGAGTTCGGGGCCACCGGCATCGGTCTCTGCCGCACCGAGCACATGTTCATGGGCCAGGACCGCTTGCCGGTGATGCAGGAGATGATCCTGGCCGAAAGCCCCGAGGAGCGGACGGCGGCCCTGGAGCGGCTCCTGCCGATGCAGGAGGAGGACTTTTACGGCATCCTGGCGGCCATGGACGGCTACCCGGTCACCATCCGGCTGCTGGACCCGCCCCTGCACGAGTTCCTGCCCGATGCCCAAGAGACGGAACGCGAGCTGGCGCAGGCCCTCGCCCGCGGGGACGAGCCGGCGGTGGCTCGCCTGGAGGCGGTGCTGCGGCGCACGCGCGCCCTGGCGGAATTCAACCCCATGCTGGGCTTCCGCGGGGTGCGGCTCGGGGTGGTCTACCCCGAGATTTACGCCATGCAGGCCCGCGCCATCTTTCAGGCCCAGGCGCGGCTGCTGGCCGAAGGCCGCCACCCGGTGGTGGAGGTGATGATCCCGCTGGTGGCCGTTCCGGCCGAGCTGGAGCGGCTGGCGGGGGTAGTGGCGGAGACCTGCCGGGCGGTGGAGGCGGAGCACAACCGCTCCCTGCCCTACCGCCTCGGCACCATGATCGAGGTGCCGCGGGCTGCGCTGGTGGCGGACCGCCTGGCGGAGTACGCCACCTTCTTCTCCTTCGGGACCAACGACCTGACCCAGACCACCTTCGGCTTCAGCCGCGACGACGCCGAGGGCAAGTTCCTGCCCGCCTACATCGCCGAGCATATCCTGCCCGACAACCCCTTCATCACCCTGGACCAGGAGGGGGTGGGCCAGCTGATCACCCTGGCGGTCGCGCGGGGCCGCTCCCGGCGGCCGGACCTCAAGGTGGGGATTTGCGGCGAACACGGTGGCGATCCTGCCTCCATCGCCTTCTGCCACCGCAGCGGCCTCGACTATGTCAGCTGCTCCCCCTACCGGGTGCCCATCGCCCGTCTGGCCGCGGCCCAGGCGGCGCTGGCCGGCTGA
- the ppsR gene encoding bifunctional ADP-dependent kinase-Pi-dependent pyrophosphorylase / positive regulator of gluconeogenesis (Evidence 2a : Function from experimental evidences in other organisms; PubMedId : 15720552, 20044937; Product type e : enzyme), giving the protein MVDSPETPLPAARVFIVSDSLGETAERVVRGAAIQFAEKSRIEIERVSHVSDTAGIDAVIARAMDGGEAAPAVIVYTLVQPELRGYLAARAQGAGVAAVDVLGPVLTALEGVLEVPPRLVPGLSHRLDRDYFARVEAVEFAVRYDDGKDAHGIRRADVLLLGVSRTTKTPVSLYLANHGLKVANIPLVPEVAPPPELFTVGRPKAVGLTIDPDLLVGIRRQRLKALGLGASAQYANRDRILYELAYAWDIYHRLDCPVVDVSNHAIEETASRVLEIVRQRR; this is encoded by the coding sequence ATGGTCGATAGCCCGGAGACCCCCCTGCCCGCCGCCCGCGTGTTTATCGTCTCCGATTCCCTGGGGGAGACGGCGGAGCGGGTGGTGCGGGGGGCCGCCATTCAGTTTGCTGAGAAGAGCCGCATCGAGATTGAGCGGGTGTCCCACGTCTCCGACACCGCCGGCATCGACGCCGTCATTGCCCGTGCCATGGACGGCGGGGAGGCCGCACCGGCCGTCATCGTCTACACCCTGGTGCAGCCGGAGCTGCGCGGCTACCTGGCGGCCCGCGCTCAGGGGGCGGGGGTGGCGGCGGTGGACGTGCTGGGGCCGGTGCTGACTGCCCTGGAAGGGGTGTTGGAGGTGCCGCCCCGGCTGGTGCCGGGCCTGTCCCACCGCCTGGACCGCGACTACTTCGCGCGGGTAGAGGCGGTGGAGTTCGCCGTCCGCTATGACGACGGCAAGGACGCGCATGGCATCCGCCGGGCCGATGTGCTGCTGTTGGGGGTGTCGCGCACCACCAAGACCCCGGTCAGCCTGTATCTGGCCAACCACGGCCTCAAGGTGGCCAATATCCCCCTGGTGCCGGAGGTGGCCCCTCCGCCCGAGCTGTTTACCGTGGGCCGCCCCAAGGCGGTGGGGCTGACCATCGACCCCGACCTCCTGGTCGGCATCCGCCGCCAGCGCCTCAAGGCCTTGGGCCTGGGGGCCTCCGCCCAATACGCCAACCGCGACCGCATCCTGTATGAACTCGCCTACGCCTGGGACATCTACCACCGGCTGGATTGCCCGGTGGTGGACGTCAGCAACCACGCCATCGAAGAGACGGCCAGCCGGGTGCTCGAGATCGTGCGCCAGAGGAGGTAG
- the glyS gene encoding Glycine--tRNA ligase beta subunit, with translation MAGLTWVAEIGVEELPARYLPGLTADWGTAVRRALEEARLEAEVTVAASPRRLVAQGTVSPRQTPLTRQVKGPGVEAAYRHGQPTAAYHGFLRRLGVGPEAVRVVDGYLVAEVEAPREPAERVLPEALSAALAALPLPRSMRWGAGEARFLRPIRWALLLLEDQALPWTVAGVRAGRATYGNRTDHPGPLTVASAGAYADALAQGMVMLSQAGREAAIAAGGRRLAEAEGAVMEADPALLTEVAALVEWPTPFLGRFEERYLAVPEPVLVASMKGHQRYFPLRNADGSLYPGFVGVRNGVGEDLELVRRGNEKVLRARLEDAAFFFTADRRRPLADREPELDRVVFHAELGTLGDKLRRLLTLAGRSRAALGLDRQEAVDLGRAVRLAKCDLLTHVVEEFPELQGVMGGIYARMDGEAEAVARALEEQYRPAGPEDAIPDGRVGQALVLLDRLDTLAGAQIRGIRVSGSEDPFGLRRAALAAGRVLVEGDLDPEAAILELAAWAAEGFGVGGPEGREVARAVTAFVQARLEGYLAERGGTDPALVAALLAAPAPWGSYRRRLAWAAEAAASPAWAEVQRIFKRLDRVWDRSGAELPEVPADAPAAEQELAAALAAPRGEADDDLGGWWRWAQVLVPVVDAFFEAVLVNDPDPAVRARRMDLVGAARAALLEPVDWSRL, from the coding sequence ATGGCCGGTCTCACCTGGGTGGCGGAGATCGGGGTGGAGGAACTGCCGGCGCGCTACCTGCCCGGACTGACCGCCGATTGGGGAACGGCGGTGCGGCGGGCGTTGGAGGAGGCGCGCCTCGAGGCCGAGGTGACGGTGGCGGCCAGTCCCCGGCGCCTGGTGGCGCAGGGCACGGTGTCCCCCCGCCAGACGCCCCTCACCCGCCAGGTGAAGGGGCCGGGGGTGGAGGCCGCCTACCGGCATGGGCAGCCCACCGCCGCCTATCATGGCTTCCTGCGCCGGCTGGGGGTCGGCCCGGAGGCGGTGCGGGTGGTGGACGGCTACCTGGTGGCGGAGGTGGAGGCCCCGCGGGAGCCGGCGGAACGGGTGCTGCCGGAGGCGCTTAGCGCCGCCCTGGCTGCCCTGCCCCTGCCCCGCAGCATGCGCTGGGGGGCGGGGGAGGCACGCTTCCTGCGCCCGATCCGCTGGGCGTTGCTGCTGCTGGAGGACCAGGCCCTGCCCTGGACGGTGGCGGGGGTGCGGGCCGGGCGGGCGACCTACGGCAACCGCACCGACCATCCCGGTCCCCTGACCGTGGCCTCGGCCGGCGCTTATGCGGACGCCCTGGCGCAGGGGATGGTGATGCTGAGCCAGGCCGGGCGGGAAGCCGCCATCGCCGCCGGCGGGCGCCGGCTGGCGGAGGCGGAGGGGGCGGTGATGGAGGCCGACCCGGCCCTGCTGACCGAGGTGGCGGCGCTGGTGGAATGGCCGACGCCCTTCCTGGGCCGCTTCGAGGAGCGCTACCTGGCGGTGCCGGAGCCGGTGCTGGTGGCCTCCATGAAGGGGCATCAGCGCTACTTCCCCCTCCGCAACGCCGACGGCAGCCTCTACCCCGGTTTTGTAGGCGTGCGCAACGGGGTGGGGGAGGACCTGGAGCTGGTGCGGCGCGGCAACGAGAAGGTGCTGCGGGCGCGGCTGGAGGATGCCGCCTTCTTCTTCACTGCCGACCGCCGTCGGCCCCTGGCGGACCGGGAACCGGAACTGGACCGGGTGGTGTTCCACGCCGAGCTGGGTACCCTGGGGGACAAGCTGCGCCGCCTGCTTACCCTGGCCGGGCGCAGCCGGGCCGCCCTGGGTCTGGACCGGCAGGAGGCGGTGGACCTGGGCCGGGCGGTGCGGCTAGCGAAATGCGACCTGCTGACGCATGTGGTGGAGGAGTTCCCCGAGTTGCAGGGCGTCATGGGCGGCATCTACGCCCGGATGGACGGGGAGGCGGAGGCGGTGGCGCGGGCCCTGGAGGAACAGTACCGGCCGGCGGGGCCGGAGGATGCTATCCCCGACGGGCGCGTGGGCCAGGCCCTGGTGCTGCTGGACCGCCTCGACACCCTGGCCGGGGCCCAGATCCGGGGCATCCGGGTCAGCGGTTCGGAGGACCCCTTCGGCCTGCGCCGGGCGGCCCTGGCGGCCGGCCGCGTGCTGGTGGAAGGGGACCTGGACCCGGAGGCGGCCATCCTGGAGCTGGCGGCCTGGGCGGCCGAGGGCTTCGGGGTGGGCGGGCCGGAAGGCCGGGAGGTGGCGCGGGCGGTGACCGCCTTCGTGCAGGCGCGCCTGGAGGGCTACCTGGCGGAGCGGGGAGGCACCGACCCTGCCCTGGTGGCGGCCCTGCTGGCCGCGCCGGCGCCCTGGGGCAGCTACCGCCGCCGGCTGGCCTGGGCGGCGGAGGCCGCCGCCTCCCCGGCCTGGGCCGAGGTGCAGCGCATCTTCAAGCGCCTGGACCGGGTCTGGGACCGCAGCGGTGCCGAGCTGCCGGAGGTGCCGGCCGACGCCCCGGCGGCGGAGCAGGAGCTGGCGGCGGCCCTGGCCGCCCCCCGGGGGGAGGCGGACGACGACCTCGGAGGCTGGTGGCGCTGGGCCCAGGTGCTGGTGCCGGTGGTGGACGCCTTCTTTGAGGCGGTGCTGGTCAACGACCCCGACCCCGCCGTCCGCGCCCGCCGCATGGACCTGGTGGGGGCCGCCCGGGCCGCGCTGCTGGAGCCGGTGGACTGGAGCCGGCTGTAG